In bacterium, the following are encoded in one genomic region:
- the fabZ gene encoding 3-hydroxyacyl-ACP dehydratase FabZ produces MQYDIRQIMDKLPHRYPFLLVDRVLSIDGLKMVAIKNVTFNEPFFNGHFPGFPIMPGVLIVEAMAQAGGFLALQSQGADLGDRKVFFMTIDSARFRKPVVPGDQLRFEVEIEKRRETIWRVMGKAFVGDTLVCDATLQAMITRDREGA; encoded by the coding sequence ATGCAGTACGACATCCGCCAGATCATGGACAAGCTCCCCCACCGCTATCCCTTCCTCCTCGTCGACCGGGTGCTCTCGATCGACGGGCTGAAGATGGTCGCCATCAAGAACGTGACCTTCAACGAGCCCTTCTTCAACGGGCACTTCCCGGGCTTCCCGATCATGCCGGGCGTGCTCATCGTCGAGGCCATGGCGCAGGCCGGCGGCTTCCTCGCGCTGCAGAGCCAGGGCGCTGACCTCGGCGACCGCAAGGTCTTCTTCATGACGATCGACAGCGCGCGCTTTCGCAAGCCGGTGGTCCCCGGCGACCAGCTGCGCTTCGAGGTGGAGATCGAGAAGCGGCGCGAGACGATCTGGCGCGTGATGGGCAAGGCCTTCGTCGGCGACACGCTCGTCTGCGACGCGACGTTGCAGGCGATGATCACGCGCGACCGGGAGGGCGCGTGA
- the lpxA gene encoding acyl-ACP--UDP-N-acetylglucosamine O-acyltransferase — MSAGVHPAALVEPGAELGAGVEVGPFAVIGDGVRLGDGVKVGHHASVLGPCAIGAGTQIFPFASIGSAPQDLTYKGEPTRLDVGERNVFREFVTINRGTMKGGGVTRIGSDCFFMAYAHVAHDSTIGSHVIMANCAALAGHIRIDDHAILGGLVAVHQWARVGRMAMIGGVSGVALDVPPFCIASGERAKLYGLNLVGLKRHGYSEECIADLKKAYRLLFRSGLTLKAATEAVARELPDCAEAAELLEFIRTTKRGLTR, encoded by the coding sequence GTGAGCGCGGGCGTCCACCCGGCGGCGCTGGTCGAGCCGGGGGCGGAGCTGGGCGCGGGCGTCGAGGTCGGCCCGTTCGCGGTGATCGGCGACGGGGTGCGCCTCGGCGACGGCGTCAAGGTCGGCCACCACGCCTCGGTGCTCGGCCCGTGCGCGATCGGCGCGGGCACGCAGATCTTCCCCTTCGCCTCGATCGGCTCGGCGCCGCAGGACCTGACCTACAAGGGCGAGCCGACGCGGCTGGACGTCGGCGAGCGCAACGTCTTCCGCGAGTTCGTGACGATCAACCGCGGCACGATGAAGGGCGGCGGCGTCACGCGCATCGGCTCGGACTGCTTCTTCATGGCCTACGCGCACGTCGCCCACGACAGCACCATCGGCAGCCACGTCATCATGGCCAACTGCGCGGCGCTCGCCGGCCACATCCGCATCGACGACCACGCGATCCTCGGCGGTCTCGTGGCCGTGCACCAGTGGGCGCGGGTCGGCCGGATGGCGATGATCGGCGGGGTCAGCGGCGTCGCGCTGGACGTGCCGCCCTTCTGCATCGCCTCGGGCGAGCGCGCCAAGCTCTACGGGCTCAACCTCGTCGGCCTCAAGCGCCACGGGTACTCCGAGGAGTGCATCGCGGATCTCAAGAAGGCCTACCGGCTGCTCTTCCGCTCGGGGCTGACGCTCAAGGCGGCGACCGAGGCGGTTGCCCGCGAGCTCCCCGACTGCGCCGAGGCCGCGGAACTGCTGGAGTTCATCCGC